From Halorubrum salinarum, the proteins below share one genomic window:
- a CDS encoding MFS transporter has product MTPTGRARAPRRPGATTESRAVAEQGIVTGSVLSRGQPTRHMSDRWLYAWGLASVAFGGASLVVPLYVVDLGGGPFVLGVLAAVAAVVGVPGALWFGRVADRTGRRRGLVLVALVGATLAVAVVPLTERIAAVIAANAVVWFAFAAATPVVTLLVVADAPESAWSDRIADLNRYQGIGWALGLLLGTAWTVGGAAVASPAAATRTLFAPLAAAAGLSCVAAARSLPADPPRAGAEGPVDLPSGSRVRRALRRADRFAVRGATLPGALARTDFRGLDPRRVAARFTPALAAYFLAALLFLTGFSAFFAPLPAFLTETGFGSGGTFALYLVNSVAAAVAFGAAGRLAADGNAVRLQVGGLVARGVLLPLVAVAGAALGASALGFVAVGVAFAAVGLTWAVIAVTAGVIVTRLAPAAIRGEALGAYAALGALAGGIGSVLGGWLAAMGYGLAFAAAGALVLAGAAVALAVGRRVDGGGPGATR; this is encoded by the coding sequence CTGACGCCGACGGGGCGGGCGAGAGCGCCGCGGCGACCGGGGGCGACGACTGAGAGTCGCGCGGTCGCGGAACAGGGGATCGTAACCGGATCCGTTTTGTCCCGGGGGCAACCGACTCGACACATGTCAGATCGGTGGCTGTACGCGTGGGGACTCGCCTCCGTCGCGTTCGGGGGCGCCTCGCTCGTCGTCCCGCTGTACGTCGTCGACCTCGGCGGCGGGCCGTTCGTCCTCGGCGTCCTTGCGGCCGTCGCCGCCGTCGTCGGCGTCCCGGGGGCGCTGTGGTTCGGGCGCGTCGCCGACCGCACCGGCCGCCGCCGCGGGCTCGTCCTCGTCGCGCTCGTCGGCGCGACGCTCGCCGTCGCGGTCGTCCCGCTCACGGAGCGGATCGCCGCCGTGATCGCGGCCAACGCCGTCGTCTGGTTCGCCTTCGCGGCCGCGACGCCCGTGGTGACGCTGCTCGTCGTCGCCGACGCCCCCGAGTCGGCCTGGAGCGACCGAATCGCCGATCTCAACCGGTACCAGGGGATCGGCTGGGCGCTCGGGCTGCTCCTCGGGACCGCGTGGACGGTCGGCGGGGCCGCCGTCGCCTCCCCGGCCGCCGCCACCCGAACGCTGTTCGCGCCGCTCGCGGCCGCCGCCGGGCTCTCCTGTGTCGCCGCCGCGCGGTCGCTCCCCGCGGACCCGCCGCGGGCGGGGGCCGAGGGCCCGGTCGACCTGCCCTCGGGGAGCCGCGTGCGTCGCGCGCTCCGCCGCGCCGACCGGTTCGCCGTCCGCGGCGCGACGCTGCCCGGGGCGCTCGCGCGGACCGATTTCCGGGGGCTCGACCCCCGCCGCGTCGCCGCGCGCTTCACCCCCGCGCTCGCCGCGTACTTCCTCGCCGCGCTCCTGTTCCTCACCGGCTTCTCGGCGTTCTTCGCGCCCCTGCCGGCGTTCCTCACCGAGACCGGGTTCGGCTCCGGCGGGACGTTCGCGCTGTACCTGGTGAACAGCGTCGCCGCCGCGGTCGCGTTCGGCGCCGCCGGGCGGCTCGCGGCCGACGGGAACGCCGTGCGGCTCCAGGTGGGCGGGCTGGTCGCCCGGGGGGTCCTGCTCCCGCTGGTCGCGGTCGCCGGCGCGGCGCTCGGCGCCAGCGCGCTCGGCTTCGTCGCGGTCGGGGTCGCGTTCGCCGCCGTCGGGCTCACCTGGGCGGTGATCGCGGTCACCGCCGGCGTCATCGTCACGCGCCTCGCGCCGGCGGCGATCCGCGGCGAGGCGCTCGGCGCGTACGCGGCGCTCGGCGCGCTGGCGGGCGGGATCGGGAGCGTCCTCGGCGGCTGGCTCGCCGCGATGGGGTACGGGCTCGCGTTCGCGGCGGCCGGCGCGCTCGTGCTCGCCGGCGCGGCGGTCGCGCTCGCCGTCGGCCGTCGGGTGGACGGCGGCGGCCCGGGTGCGACGCGGTGA
- a CDS encoding DUF2240 family protein — protein MSLEVAVAAPFKTRAQDRLGEGEFVVALSLEREWFSPDQAKRLVDVAVGRGLLASEDGDLVPQFDPAEVTVPEGFVPDESVLREQSTFESALDAIVAAGVEKQRAVAAINERQRALAVTIEAAAVLYAREQGAAVDRLAADVREELAADAGDDGTGEPTDADDPEVA, from the coding sequence ATGAGCCTGGAGGTCGCCGTCGCCGCCCCGTTCAAGACCCGGGCCCAGGACCGGCTCGGGGAGGGGGAGTTCGTCGTCGCGCTGTCCTTGGAGCGGGAGTGGTTCTCCCCCGACCAGGCGAAGCGGCTCGTCGACGTCGCCGTCGGGCGCGGGCTGTTAGCCTCCGAGGACGGCGACCTCGTCCCGCAGTTCGACCCGGCGGAGGTGACGGTCCCGGAGGGGTTCGTCCCCGACGAGTCGGTCCTCCGCGAGCAGTCCACCTTCGAGAGCGCGCTCGACGCCATCGTCGCCGCCGGCGTCGAGAAGCAGCGCGCGGTCGCCGCGATCAACGAGCGCCAGCGGGCGCTCGCGGTCACCATCGAGGCCGCCGCCGTCCTGTACGCCCGCGAGCAGGGCGCCGCGGTCGACCGGCTCGCGGCCGACGTGCGCGAGGAGCTCGCCGCCGACGCGGGCGACGACGGGACCGGGGAGCCGACCGACGCCGACGACCCGGAGGTCGCGTGA
- a CDS encoding methyl-accepting chemotaxis protein, whose amino-acid sequence MAETATGVDAGGSGGLTEKVREVLRYIPDGTSMPTEMWAPRHRNILIATLVQVPFLIALGLYEGTESFTGAQIPATPLWMLGGFVAVIVGTAGLAAWSGLGRRQRTVLTAFSLMTVSMAMVKLSGGYIEAHFSFFVFIGVLALYEDWLPFAVGVGYVAIGHGAFSLIDSSLVYNHAAAVENPIIWGVIHAIFVLGLSGALMVNWYSIEKSREAAQQQLELAEQKQSEIQDVEAAKAEVEERREEVERLNSHLETKADAYSAAMDRAADGDLTVRLDAESESEAMAQIGEAFNGMMDDIDDAMGEVRSFAQEVSTASANTVDGVETAADRSEVVSQSVSEIAEGADEQREMLRQVSDEMNDLSATIEEVASSTETVVDVAEQTADIADDGEETAEAAIERVEESREALDNAADTVQQLDERMEDIGEIVDLIGDIAEQTNLLALNANIEAARAGGGGGGSDGFAVVADEVKQLAEETQDAATEIEELIGATQSQTEGTVEAVRSAEENIAAGADAVDDAADAFARVSDNAAEAGEGIREISRATDDQAASTEETVSMAEEVADISQSTADEADAVAEAADEQLNAMSEATSEAGSLAEQAERLGALVREFDVSGEGADPGAAPGPNVAVGDGGQPE is encoded by the coding sequence ATGGCAGAGACTGCGACGGGGGTCGACGCGGGGGGATCGGGCGGGCTGACGGAGAAGGTGCGCGAGGTGCTCCGGTACATTCCGGACGGCACCTCGATGCCGACGGAGATGTGGGCGCCGCGGCATCGCAACATCCTGATCGCGACGCTGGTCCAAGTGCCGTTCCTGATCGCGCTCGGGCTCTACGAGGGGACAGAGTCGTTCACCGGGGCGCAGATCCCGGCGACGCCGCTGTGGATGCTCGGCGGGTTCGTCGCCGTCATCGTCGGCACCGCCGGGCTCGCGGCCTGGTCGGGGCTCGGCCGCCGCCAGCGGACGGTGCTCACGGCGTTCAGCCTGATGACCGTCTCGATGGCGATGGTGAAGCTGTCTGGCGGGTACATCGAGGCGCACTTCAGCTTCTTCGTGTTCATCGGCGTGCTCGCGCTGTACGAGGACTGGCTCCCGTTCGCCGTCGGCGTCGGCTACGTGGCGATCGGCCACGGCGCGTTCAGCCTCATCGATTCGAGCCTCGTCTACAACCACGCCGCAGCGGTCGAGAACCCGATCATCTGGGGCGTCATTCACGCGATCTTCGTCCTCGGGCTCTCCGGCGCGCTGATGGTCAACTGGTACTCGATCGAGAAGTCGCGCGAGGCGGCCCAACAGCAGCTCGAACTGGCGGAACAGAAGCAGTCCGAGATCCAGGACGTCGAGGCCGCGAAGGCCGAGGTCGAGGAGCGCCGCGAGGAGGTCGAGCGCCTGAACAGCCACCTGGAGACGAAGGCCGACGCGTACAGCGCCGCGATGGACCGGGCGGCCGACGGCGACCTGACCGTCCGGCTCGACGCGGAGAGCGAGAGCGAGGCGATGGCCCAGATCGGCGAGGCGTTCAACGGCATGATGGACGACATCGACGACGCGATGGGCGAGGTCCGCTCGTTCGCCCAGGAGGTCTCGACCGCGAGCGCGAACACGGTCGACGGCGTCGAGACCGCGGCCGACCGCAGCGAGGTCGTCAGCCAGTCGGTCTCGGAGATCGCCGAGGGCGCCGACGAGCAGCGCGAGATGCTCCGGCAGGTGTCCGACGAGATGAACGACCTCTCGGCGACGATCGAGGAGGTCGCCTCCTCGACCGAGACCGTCGTGGACGTCGCCGAGCAGACCGCCGACATCGCCGACGACGGCGAGGAGACCGCCGAGGCCGCCATCGAGCGCGTCGAGGAGTCCCGCGAGGCGCTTGACAACGCGGCCGACACCGTCCAGCAGCTCGACGAGCGGATGGAGGACATCGGCGAGATCGTCGACCTCATCGGTGACATCGCCGAGCAGACGAACCTGCTCGCCCTGAACGCGAACATCGAGGCGGCCCGCGCCGGCGGGGGCGGCGGCGGGAGCGACGGCTTCGCGGTCGTCGCCGACGAGGTGAAACAGCTCGCCGAGGAGACCCAGGACGCGGCCACGGAGATCGAGGAGCTGATCGGCGCCACGCAGTCGCAGACCGAGGGGACCGTCGAGGCGGTCCGGAGCGCCGAGGAGAACATCGCCGCCGGCGCCGACGCCGTCGACGACGCCGCGGACGCGTTCGCGCGGGTGTCGGACAACGCCGCGGAGGCCGGCGAGGGGATCCGCGAGATCAGCCGCGCGACCGACGACCAGGCCGCCAGCACGGAGGAGACCGTCTCGATGGCCGAGGAGGTCGCCGACATCAGCCAGTCGACGGCCGACGAGGCCGACGCGGTCGCCGAGGCCGCGGACGAGCAGCTGAACGCGATGAGCGAGGCGACGAGCGAGGCGGGGTCGCTCGCGGAGCAGGCCGAGCGGCTCGGCGCGCTCGTCCGCGAGTTCGACGTCTCCGGCGAGGGGGCCGACCCCGGCGCCGCGCCCGGCCCGAACGTCGCGGTCGGCGACGGCGGACAGCCCGAGTAA
- a CDS encoding DNA double-strand break repair nuclease NurA, translating into MTLDPIHVENIAQLAYGIGGDVDATDHDDLAERVWREWLPELRADGRVVVEALGDHERRRAAIDDVALAARPFETVHGLDSGTINPTTFKNGLVVDVAHAAMASSPTDLDLHRDRTIVATVHAGDSTAGFDSEWTRRDEGHTRQRVFHVPRVNRYAERVVHALALYLAEGTHALDHADEVDELLVLDGPVYPKELFTWADRDPELGALAREAKPRAVVEKYVRLVERFVERDVPLAGFVKNPASGTAVRALASAGVESPWPDDTALFTRLLERREPDAAGVGGGDDAGGPDADRGARLDDDLTFTTWFRSRGGADAPMAADGDALGVERELDPALYEPTFMVVYDPRTDVTYKLEAPYAFTRDAATRERLTRQVIAEVAATRGPPEPVAKADELARISATEKAALRRKFEERLGSDQQATYDDLRWGKDGY; encoded by the coding sequence GTGACGCTCGATCCGATCCACGTCGAGAACATCGCCCAGCTCGCGTACGGCATCGGCGGCGACGTGGACGCGACGGACCACGACGACCTCGCGGAGCGCGTGTGGCGCGAGTGGCTCCCGGAGCTCCGCGCCGACGGCCGGGTCGTCGTCGAGGCGCTCGGCGACCACGAGCGCCGGCGCGCCGCCATCGACGACGTGGCGCTCGCGGCGCGCCCGTTCGAGACGGTCCACGGCCTCGACTCGGGGACGATCAACCCCACGACGTTCAAGAACGGGCTCGTCGTCGACGTGGCGCACGCGGCGATGGCGAGTTCGCCGACGGACCTGGACCTCCACCGCGACCGGACCATCGTCGCCACCGTCCACGCCGGCGACTCGACCGCCGGCTTCGACAGCGAGTGGACCCGTCGCGACGAGGGGCACACGCGCCAGCGGGTGTTCCACGTCCCGCGGGTGAACCGCTACGCGGAGCGGGTCGTCCACGCGCTGGCCCTGTACCTCGCCGAGGGGACCCACGCGCTCGACCACGCCGACGAGGTCGACGAGCTCCTCGTCCTCGACGGCCCCGTCTACCCGAAGGAGCTGTTCACCTGGGCCGACCGCGACCCGGAGCTGGGCGCGCTCGCCCGCGAGGCGAAGCCCCGCGCGGTGGTCGAGAAGTACGTCCGCCTCGTCGAGCGGTTCGTCGAGCGCGACGTGCCGCTGGCCGGCTTCGTCAAGAACCCCGCGAGCGGCACCGCGGTCCGGGCGCTCGCGAGCGCCGGCGTGGAGTCCCCGTGGCCCGACGACACCGCGCTGTTCACCCGCCTGCTGGAGCGGCGCGAGCCGGACGCGGCCGGCGTCGGGGGCGGCGACGACGCCGGCGGTCCCGACGCTGATCGCGGCGCCCGCCTCGACGACGACCTCACCTTCACCACGTGGTTCCGCAGCCGCGGCGGCGCGGACGCGCCGATGGCCGCCGACGGCGACGCGCTCGGCGTCGAGCGCGAGCTCGACCCGGCGCTGTACGAGCCGACGTTCATGGTCGTCTACGACCCCCGGACCGACGTGACCTACAAGCTGGAGGCGCCGTACGCGTTCACGCGCGACGCGGCCACCCGCGAGCGGCTCACCCGGCAGGTGATCGCGGAGGTGGCGGCGACGCGCGGCCCCCCGGAGCCGGTCGCGAAGGCCGACGAGCTGGCCCGGATCTCGGCCACCGAGAAGGCGGCGCTCCGCCGGAAGTTCGAGGAGCGGCTCGGCAGCGACCAGCAGGCGACCTACGACGACCTGCGCTGGGGGAAGGACGGGTACTGA
- a CDS encoding mechanosensitive ion channel family protein, translating to MTGLTALPRWATELVSAYDRVLSELFWFLAALAVVYALGQVVVVPFVVRVVRARNRNNPTIETAVRTYVRVALIGFATLTGVIAAGYGSVLTDSAIVIAAITFVFGIAGQQVFGSLISGIFLVADPDFNVGDWIAWPGGEGTVEAVDFRVTRVRTPDNETISVPNTELTSNALTRPYGRDTYRITEAVYVAYDEDVERALMALRSVATDTEAVLDEPAPNARVLDPGENAVTVQAELWVDDPGDRDVATLRSDFRREVKRRFDEEEIAIAPPSAQSLSGELAVTERSTDE from the coding sequence ATGACCGGGCTGACGGCGCTGCCGAGGTGGGCGACGGAACTGGTGTCGGCGTACGACCGCGTGCTCTCGGAGCTGTTCTGGTTCCTCGCCGCGCTCGCGGTCGTCTACGCCCTCGGACAGGTCGTCGTCGTGCCGTTCGTCGTCCGCGTCGTGCGGGCGCGGAACCGCAACAACCCGACGATCGAGACGGCGGTCAGGACGTACGTCCGGGTGGCGCTGATCGGGTTCGCAACGCTGACGGGCGTGATCGCGGCCGGCTACGGGAGCGTCCTCACCGACTCGGCGATCGTCATCGCGGCGATCACCTTCGTCTTCGGCATCGCCGGCCAGCAGGTGTTCGGGTCGCTGATAAGCGGGATCTTCCTCGTGGCCGACCCCGACTTCAACGTCGGCGACTGGATCGCGTGGCCCGGCGGGGAGGGGACCGTCGAGGCCGTCGACTTCCGCGTGACGCGGGTCCGGACCCCGGACAACGAGACGATATCGGTACCGAACACGGAGCTCACGAGCAACGCGCTCACCCGCCCCTACGGCCGGGACACCTACCGGATCACGGAGGCGGTGTACGTCGCCTACGACGAGGACGTCGAGCGGGCGCTCATGGCGCTCCGCTCCGTCGCGACGGACACGGAGGCGGTCCTCGACGAGCCGGCGCCGAACGCGCGCGTCCTCGACCCCGGCGAGAACGCGGTCACGGTCCAGGCCGAGCTGTGGGTCGACGACCCCGGGGACAGGGACGTGGCGACCCTCCGGTCCGACTTCCGCCGCGAAGTGAAGCGCCGGTTCGACGAGGAGGAGATCGCGATCGCGCCCCCGTCGGCGCAGTCGCTCTCGGGCGAACTCGCCGTCACCGAGCGCTCGACCGACGAATGA
- a CDS encoding CPBP family intramembrane glutamic endopeptidase: MSDDAPGSEIAERVLRVASALFAIVFALLVASAITVPAADLAVSIGLVAEGSTGYQLLRTVLQFGGFAVAVAGYLAITGEWELARASRPDARQAAIVVGGGAVLFAFQYGALFALDQVGLSTGQNQAVVPAGDPVTYYLAMIAVSLAVVGPVEELLFRGVVQGGVRRAFDAVPAVLIASLAFGLIHLPSVSGTPAERWAYVGVVVVLGSVLGALYEWTDNVVVPGLAHGVYNAAIYVVLLAQAL; this comes from the coding sequence ATGAGCGACGACGCACCGGGCTCGGAGATCGCCGAGCGAGTGCTCCGAGTCGCGAGCGCGCTGTTCGCGATCGTGTTCGCGCTCCTCGTCGCGAGCGCGATCACCGTCCCGGCGGCGGACCTGGCGGTCTCGATCGGGCTGGTCGCGGAGGGGTCGACCGGCTACCAACTGCTCCGGACGGTGCTCCAGTTCGGCGGGTTCGCGGTCGCGGTCGCCGGGTACCTCGCGATCACGGGCGAGTGGGAGCTCGCCCGCGCGTCCCGGCCCGACGCGCGACAGGCGGCGATCGTCGTCGGCGGCGGAGCCGTCCTCTTCGCGTTCCAGTACGGCGCGCTGTTCGCGCTCGATCAGGTCGGGCTCTCGACCGGACAGAACCAAGCGGTCGTCCCCGCGGGCGACCCGGTCACCTACTACCTCGCGATGATCGCGGTGTCGCTCGCGGTGGTCGGACCGGTCGAGGAGCTGCTGTTCCGCGGCGTCGTCCAAGGGGGCGTCCGGCGCGCGTTCGACGCGGTCCCCGCGGTGCTCATCGCGAGCCTCGCGTTCGGCCTGATCCACCTCCCCTCGGTCTCCGGCACCCCGGCCGAGCGGTGGGCGTACGTGGGCGTCGTCGTCGTGCTCGGGTCCGTCCTCGGCGCGCTCTACGAGTGGACGGACAACGTCGTGGTCCCGGGGCTGGCACACGGCGTGTACAACGCCGCGATCTACGTGGTGCTGCTCGCGCAGGCGCTCTGA
- a CDS encoding glucose-6-phosphate isomerase encodes MRVDLGNALETTPGLTTETLDRLDDRVAAAHERIAAGMADDEFGYAALTLPETADPDAIHAAVDGFDRPEAVLTVGIGGSALGAATLSNALASDVDAYVLDNVDPDDARALLADLPLDDTVVNVVSKSGTTAETLANFLVVREAMADAGVDWTERTLVTTGASGNLRELADRHDLPSLPVPDGVPGRFSVLSTVGLAVAALQGHDVEAVLAGGRDGMDALAGSLYESPAYAYGAATYALAERGALTNAVMPYAESLETFAEWFAQLWAESLGKDGLGQTPARALGATDQHSQLQLYRAGPPDKLVTLVRPTERADAPIPETDLDGLAYLGGSSLGDLLDAEFEATEASLAAAGVPNVRVEVDRVDERALGELLFGMEAACVLYGELASVSTFTQPAVEWGKKAARGLLGGGDFAEAEAVDEKRELRIE; translated from the coding sequence ATGCGAGTGGACCTCGGCAACGCCCTGGAGACGACCCCGGGGCTCACGACGGAGACGCTAGACAGGCTCGACGACCGCGTCGCGGCCGCGCACGAGCGGATCGCGGCCGGGATGGCGGACGACGAGTTCGGGTACGCCGCCCTGACCCTCCCCGAGACCGCGGACCCGGACGCGATCCACGCCGCGGTCGACGGGTTCGACCGGCCGGAGGCGGTGCTGACGGTCGGGATCGGCGGGAGCGCGCTCGGCGCGGCGACGCTGTCGAACGCCCTCGCGAGCGACGTGGACGCCTACGTCCTCGACAACGTCGACCCCGACGACGCGCGGGCGCTGCTCGCCGACCTCCCCCTCGACGACACCGTCGTCAACGTCGTCTCGAAGTCGGGGACGACGGCCGAGACGCTCGCGAACTTCCTCGTCGTCCGCGAGGCGATGGCGGACGCGGGCGTCGACTGGACCGAGCGCACCCTCGTCACGACGGGGGCGTCGGGGAACCTCCGCGAGTTGGCCGACCGCCACGACCTGCCCTCCCTGCCGGTCCCCGACGGCGTCCCGGGCCGCTTCTCCGTCCTCTCGACCGTCGGGCTCGCGGTCGCCGCGCTCCAGGGCCACGACGTGGAGGCCGTCCTCGCAGGCGGCCGCGACGGGATGGACGCGCTCGCGGGGTCGCTGTACGAGTCGCCCGCCTACGCCTACGGGGCGGCGACGTACGCGCTCGCGGAGCGGGGCGCGCTCACCAACGCCGTGATGCCGTACGCCGAGTCGCTGGAGACGTTCGCGGAGTGGTTCGCCCAGCTGTGGGCCGAGAGCCTCGGGAAGGACGGGCTCGGGCAGACGCCCGCGCGCGCGCTGGGCGCGACCGACCAGCACTCCCAGCTCCAGCTGTACCGCGCCGGCCCGCCGGACAAGCTGGTGACGCTCGTGCGCCCGACCGAGCGCGCCGACGCGCCGATCCCGGAGACCGACCTCGACGGGCTCGCGTACCTCGGCGGCTCGTCGCTCGGCGACCTGCTCGACGCGGAGTTCGAGGCGACCGAGGCGAGCCTCGCGGCCGCCGGCGTCCCCAACGTGCGCGTCGAGGTCGACCGCGTCGACGAGCGCGCGCTCGGCGAGCTGCTGTTCGGGATGGAGGCGGCCTGCGTGCTGTACGGCGAGCTCGCGAGCGTCTCGACGTTCACGCAGCCCGCGGTCGAGTGGGGGAAGAAGGCGGCCCGCGGGCTGCTCGGCGGCGGCGACTTCGCGGAGGCCGAGGCGGTCGACGAGAAGCGCGAACTGCGGATCGAGTGA
- a CDS encoding DoxX family protein, with protein MSVRHRSVAAVAVALLATLVARPVAAHVDYVTEDSGDPLDAVAFVAEVLSDPFNAALFAGSGLVAVAGLAAYLRVRPTIVDVVVLREKLAGYGDLVPWMLRLAVGLPLVGAGFQGYLFAPTLSFDPAASPLLRLLFIGLGFALLFGLATRIAAAVGLLTYAWVLVAVDPLVVLAVEYVPVFVALGILGGGRPSADDMLLEVASTPGSYYGRVDPVHHLKSFLDERTGPLRRYVPTVLRVGMGVSFVYLGLIQKLADPASALQVVEKYDLTSVVPVDAGLWVVGAGVTEVAVGLALIAGFFTRGAAALSFVLFTTTLFGLPDDPVLAHVALFGMASAVFTLGSGPLAFDRRVGRPALGEEEPVAAAD; from the coding sequence ATGTCCGTTCGTCACCGATCGGTCGCCGCGGTCGCGGTCGCACTGCTCGCGACGCTCGTCGCGCGGCCGGTCGCCGCCCACGTCGACTACGTCACCGAGGACTCGGGCGACCCGCTCGACGCGGTGGCGTTCGTCGCCGAGGTGCTCTCGGACCCGTTCAACGCGGCCCTCTTCGCCGGGTCCGGGCTCGTCGCGGTCGCCGGGCTGGCCGCGTACCTCCGGGTGCGCCCGACTATCGTCGACGTCGTCGTCCTCCGGGAGAAGCTCGCCGGGTACGGCGACCTCGTCCCGTGGATGCTGCGGCTCGCCGTCGGGCTCCCCCTCGTCGGCGCCGGCTTCCAGGGGTACCTGTTCGCGCCGACGCTGTCGTTCGACCCCGCGGCGAGCCCGCTGCTCCGGCTCCTGTTCATCGGGCTCGGCTTCGCCCTCCTCTTCGGGCTCGCGACCCGGATCGCCGCCGCGGTCGGCCTGCTGACGTACGCGTGGGTGCTCGTCGCGGTCGACCCGCTCGTCGTCCTCGCGGTGGAGTACGTCCCGGTGTTCGTCGCGCTGGGAATCCTCGGCGGCGGGCGGCCGAGCGCCGACGACATGCTCCTGGAGGTCGCGAGCACGCCCGGGTCGTACTACGGTCGGGTCGACCCCGTCCACCACCTGAAGTCGTTCCTCGACGAGAGGACCGGGCCGCTGCGGCGCTACGTGCCGACGGTGCTCCGGGTCGGGATGGGCGTCTCGTTCGTCTACCTCGGACTGATCCAGAAGCTGGCCGACCCGGCGAGCGCGCTTCAGGTCGTCGAGAAGTACGACCTCACGTCGGTCGTGCCGGTCGACGCGGGGCTGTGGGTCGTCGGCGCCGGCGTGACCGAGGTCGCCGTCGGCCTCGCGCTGATCGCGGGCTTCTTCACCCGCGGCGCGGCCGCCCTCTCGTTCGTCCTGTTCACGACGACGCTGTTCGGGCTCCCCGACGACCCGGTCCTCGCGCACGTGGCGCTGTTCGGCATGGCGTCGGCGGTGTTCACGCTCGGCTCCGGCCCGCTGGCGTTCGACCGCCGGGTCGGTCGGCCCGCGCTCGGCGAGGAGGAGCCGGTCGCGGCCGCCGACTGA
- a CDS encoding class I SAM-dependent methyltransferase: MGFHTFDAEQADRLERPGRYRWVSAEELVGPLVEADAAVVADLGSGTGFYTDDVAPHVETVYGVDVQPEMHDRYREKGTPANVELVASDVEDLPFADGELDGAVSTMTYHEFASDAAVAEVARVVRSGGVVATFDWSADGDGEQGPPVDERFAAADAVAALEAAGFEVVSAATRTETFAVVARAP; this comes from the coding sequence ATGGGATTCCACACGTTCGACGCCGAGCAGGCGGACCGGCTGGAGCGCCCCGGCCGGTACCGCTGGGTGTCCGCGGAGGAGCTGGTCGGGCCGCTGGTCGAGGCCGACGCCGCGGTCGTCGCCGACCTCGGCAGCGGCACGGGCTTCTACACGGACGACGTGGCGCCGCACGTCGAGACCGTCTACGGCGTCGACGTCCAGCCCGAGATGCACGACCGGTACCGCGAGAAGGGGACGCCGGCGAACGTCGAACTCGTCGCGAGCGACGTGGAGGACCTCCCGTTCGCCGACGGGGAACTCGACGGGGCCGTCTCGACGATGACGTACCACGAGTTCGCGAGCGACGCGGCGGTCGCGGAGGTCGCGCGCGTCGTGCGCTCGGGCGGCGTCGTCGCGACGTTCGACTGGTCGGCCGACGGCGACGGCGAGCAGGGGCCGCCCGTCGACGAGCGGTTCGCCGCCGCCGACGCGGTCGCCGCGCTGGAGGCCGCGGGCTTCGAGGTCGTCTCGGCGGCGACGCGGACCGAGACGTTCGCCGTCGTCGCGCGGGCGCCGTAG